From Myotis daubentonii chromosome 15, mMyoDau2.1, whole genome shotgun sequence, one genomic window encodes:
- the DRC7 gene encoding dynein regulatory complex subunit 7 produces MEVLKEKVEEEEAAEREDAAERGEKMAKPPPETRKEETPMTQEMLRDLEKKLSDIKIAIPDTVITKDTKVTVDTSMLPASYQSNTPKEEHLLQVADNFSCQYSHLCPDRVPLFLYPLNECQVPKFVSTTIRPTLMPYTELYNWDSCAQFVADFLSMEPLADPLKPPTHLYSPTTVLKYQRGNCFDFSTLLCSMLIGSGYDAYCVNGYGSQDLCLMDLTREVCPLTMKSKTTVQRKQVAPPKKYAVKPPRDLTSRYEQDQERKKQEKIKAEEEKRLKEEEERLKEAENAKPDPLYGLRVHSWVLVLSGKREVPESFFIDPLTARSYSTQDDHFLGIESLWNHKNYWVNMQDCWNCCKDLIFDLGDPVRWEYLLLGTDKPHLSILDDDDDNLMDDDDVENLGKEDEDKGFDMPHSWVEPIEISSEAFETRCPNGMKVIQYKRAKLEKWAPYLNSNGLMSRLSTYEDLECTKLLEMKEWYQNREDMLELRHIHKDTGLIIDYFKPGHPQALRVHSYMSMQPENDRVMEFYEKARVDGLIKREETPKTMTEHYQGRPDFLAYRHVTYGSRVKKVTLSSAESNPRPMMKITERFSRNPAKPADEDVEERVFLILEERIQLRYHCREDHITASRREFLRRTEVDSKGNKIIMTPDMCLSYEVEPMEHTKKLLYQYEAMMQLKEQEKLSRHQAWESELEVLEILKLLEEEEEAHTLKISIYDTKRNEKSREYREAMERVMHEEHLRQVEAQLDYLAPFLAQLPPGEKLTRWQAIRLKDECLMDFKQRLIDKANLIQARFEQETQELQKKQQWYQENQVTLTTEDEDLYLSYCSQAMFRIRILEQRLNRHKELAPLKYLALEEKLYKDPRLVEHLKVFS; encoded by the exons ATGGAGGTCCTGAAGGagaaagtggaggaggaggaggctgccgAGCGGGAGGACGCGGCGGAGAGGGGCGAGAAGATGGCGAAGCCACCGCCGGAGACGCGGAAGGAGGAAACCCCCATGACGCAGGAGATGCTCAGAGACCTGGAGAAGAAGTTGTCGGACATCAAGATCGCCATCCCGGATAC GGTCATTACCAAGGACACCAAGGTCACTGTCGACACCTCCATGCTGCCCGCCTCCTACCAAAGCAACACGCCCAAGGAGGAGCACCTGCTGCAGGTGGCAGACAACTTCTCCTGCCAGTATAGCCACCTGTGCCCGGACCGCGTGCCCCTCTTCCTGTACCCGCTGAACGAGTGCCAAGTGCCC AAGTTCGTGAGCACAACCATCCGGCCCACACTGATGCCCTACACCGAGCTCTACAACTGGGACAGCTGCGCCCAGTTTGTTGCGGACTTCCTCTCCATGGAGCCCCTGGCCGACCCGCTCAAGCCG CCCACGCACCTGTACTCCCCGACCACCGTGCTCAAGTACCAGAGGGGCAACTGCTTCGACTTCAGCACCCTGCTCTGCTCCATGCTCATCGGCTCCGGCTACGACGCCTACTGCGTCAACGGCTACGGCTCCCAGGACCTGTGCCTCATGGACCTGACCCGGGAGGTGTGCCCGCTCACCATGAAGTCCAAGACG ACGGTCCAGAGGAAGCAAGTGGCACCACCTAAGAAGTACGCCGTCAAACCCCCCAGGGACCTGACCAGCAGGTACGAGCAGGACCAGGAGAGGAAGAAGCAGGAAAAGATCAAAGCTGAGGAGGAGAAGCggctgaaggaggaagaggagcgcCTCAAG GAGGCGGAGAATGCAAAACCCGACCCCCTGTACGGCCTGCGGGTGCACTCGTGGGTGCTGGTGCTGTCGGGGAAGCGTGAGGTGCCCGAGAGCTTTTTCATTGACCCTTTAACGGCACGCAGCTACAGCACCCAGGACGACCACTTCCTGGGCATCGAGAGCCTGTGGAACCACAAGAACTACTGGGTCAACATGCAGGACTGCTGGAACTGCTGcaag GACTTGATCTTTGACCTGGGAGACCCTGTGAGGTGGGAGTACCTGCTTTTGGGGACCGATAAGCCTCACCTATCGATcctggatgatgatgatgataacctGATGGATGATGATGACGTAGAAAACCTG GGCAAGGAGGACGAGGATAAGGGCTTTGACATGCCGCACTCCTGGGTGGAGCCCATCGAGATCTCCTCCGAAG CGTTCGAGACCCGCTGCCCAAACGGGATGAAGGTGATCCAGTACAAGAGGGCCAAGCTGGAGAAGTGGGCCCCGTACCTCAACAGCAACGGCCTCATGTCCCGCCTCAGCACCTACGAGGACTTGGAGT GCACCAAGTTGCTGGAGATGAAGGAGTGGTACCAGAACCGGGAGGACATGCTGGAGCTGAGGCACATCCACAAGGACACGGGCCTGATCATCGACTACTTCAAGCCGGGCCATCCCCAGGCTCTGCGTG TGCACTCCTACATGTCCATGCAGCCCGAGAACGACCGCGTCATGGAGTTCTACGAGAAGGCCCGCGTGGATGGCCTGATAAAGCGGGAGGAGACGCCCAAGACGATGACGGAGCACTACCAAGGGCGGCCCGACTTCCTCGCCTACCGCCATGTCACGTACGGGTCCAGGGTCAAGAAGGTCACGCTGAGCAGCGCGGAGTCCAACCCCCGGCCTATGATG AAAATCACCGAGCGCTTCTCCCGCAACCCGGCCAAGCCCGCGGACGAGGACGTGGAGGAGCGCGTGTTTCTGATCTTGGAGGAGCGCATCCAGCTGCGCTACCACTGCCGCGAGGACCACATCACGGCCTCCCGGCGCGAGTTCCTGCGGCGCACCGAGGTGGACAGCAAGGGCAACAAGATCATCATGACCCCCGACATGTGTCTTAGCTACGAG GTGGAGCCCATGGAGCACACCAAGAAGCTGCTGTACCAGTACGAGGCCATGATGCAGCTGAAGGAGCAGGAGAAGCTGTCcagacatcaggcctgggagtCGGAGCTGGAG GTGCTGGAGATCCTGAAGCTTctagaggaagaggaggaggcgcACACGCTGAAAATCTCCATCTACGACACGAAGCGCAATGAGAAGAGCCGGGAGTACCGGGAGGCCATG gagcgcGTGATGCACGAAGAGCACTTGCGGCAGGTGGAGGCCCAGCTGGACTACCTGGCCCCGTTCCTGGCACAGCTGCCACCAGGAGAGAAGCTGACACGCTGGCAGGCCATTCGCCTCAAGGACGAGTGCCTCATGGACTTCAAGCAGCGGCTCATCGACAAGGCCAACCTTATCCAGGCCCGTTTCGAGCAG GAGACGCAGGAGCTGCAGAAGAAACAGCAGTGGTACCAGGAGAACCAGGTGACCTTGACCACCGAGGACGAAGACTTGTACCTGAGTTACTGCTCTCAGGCCATGTTCCGCATCCGTATCTTGGAACAGCGGCTCAACcg ACACAAGGAGCTGGCCCCGCTGAAGTACTTGGCTCTGGAGGAAAAGCTCTACAAGGACCCACGCCTGGTGGAGCACCTGAAAGTCTTTTCTTGA